The Phenylobacterium glaciei genomic sequence TGATGAAGGCCTGGCTGGGTTCCAGATGGAACGGCTGGCCCTCGAACTGGCCCTCGGAGAGTTTGAGCACCTCTTCGAAGAAGCCGAAGGCGTGGGCCGCAGCGTCGGGATCAAACCAGATGCCGTCTGTGCGTTTCAGGTCGTCCAGATGTCGGCGGCAGGCGTTGCGGACATGGGGCCCGGCGATGATCTCACCGGCGACCACGGCCTTGGCATAGGCGCCGGTGCGATCAGCCGAAGAAGCGGTCGGCGGGGTCGGCGTCTTGCGCGCCCGCCTCGGTTTCAATCCGGGTTCTGGCACTGGGCGTCATCCCGAATTCCGCGGCGTAGCGCATCATGTCTGAGGCGGCCTTGTTGGCGGTGCCCACGAGCGGGTTCTGGATGGCGTTGCCGTTGGAGGTCTTGATCATCAGACCTCCGGTCAGCTGGTCCATCTGCGCCATCTTGGCGATCGCCCGCTCGGCCTGGACCCAGCGGCCATAGGCCTGGGCGTAGGCGGCCAGCGCAGCGCGATCGACCTCGGAGAGAAGGCCGATCCTGTGCAGCCAGCCAGCGACCCGGTTCCATTCCTCCAGGCCGTCGGCGCTCAGGTGCGGCGGCGGATCGGGCAGCGCCGGGGCAATCCTGGCCTCTTTGCGATTAAGCGGCCGCTTGCCGCGGTTGCCCTCGATCAGTTTCAGGTGGGTCGGCTTCGGCTTGGTCCCGGGTTTCATCGGTCATTTCCTGGCCTCGTCCAGCGGCGATCTCGGCAAAGCCGCGCCCATCGCCCTCGAGCGTGGCGGCCTTGCCGGTGAAGTCCTGCCAGCGCTGGACGATGACGTCGGCGTATTTGGGGTCGAGCTCCATCAGCCGGCAGCGCCGGCCCTGCTGCTCGCAGGCGATCAGGGTCGAGCCCGAGCCGCCGAAAAGATCGACCACCAAGGCGCCGCGAGCCGAGGAGTTCAGCAGGGCGCGTTCGATCAGCTGGACCGGCTTGGTGGTGGGGTGAAGATCCGAAACCCGCGGCCGGGCGATGTTCCAGATGTCCGACTGCTTGCGGTCGGGCACATGCATGATGCGCGGGCCGTCCTCGTTCCAGCCGTACCAGAGCGGCTCGTACTGGGTGTGGTAGTCCTTGCGGGAGAGGACCAGCGCGTCCTTCACCCAGATGATGGTCGAGGACCAGTGGAACTTGGCCTCGCGCAGGCCCTTGTCGACGGCGGGCCATTCCTGGGCGCTCATGACGACATAGGCCAGCGCGCCGGGCTTGGTGACGGCGTAGAACGAGGCGCAGAAGCCGGCCACGAACTGGGCCCAGTCGGCGTCGTCCATATGGTCGTTGAGAATCTTTCGGGGCTTGTAGCCCTGGGCGTTGCCGGCTTTGACGGCGCCGTAGTTCACGTTCCAGGGCGGGTCGGTGAACAGAAGGTCCCCGCGCTCGCCGGCCATCAGCTTGTCGACGTCGCTCTGGACGGTGCTGTCGCCGCAGCACAGGCGATGGTCGCCCATCACCCACACGTCGCCCGATACCGACACCGGAACCAGGGGCACATCAGGCACCGTGTCCGGGTCGGTCAGACCCTCGCTGCTCTGCGCCAGAAGTCCGGCCAGCTCGTCGTCGGAAAAGCCGGTCAGGCCCAGGTCAAAGTCGAAGGCCTGCAGATCGGCCAGCTCGACGCGGAGCAGGTCAGCGTCCCAGCCGGCGTTGAGCGCAAGCTTGTTGTCGGCCAGCACATAGGCGCGCTTCTGCGCCTCGCTCCAGCCGGTCGCGACCATCACCGGGATCTCGGCCAGGCCCAGCTTGCGGGCCGCCAGCACCCGACCGTGACCGGCGATCAGGCCGCCGTCCTCGTCGATCAGAACCGGAACCGTCCAGCCCCATTCTCGGATCGAGGCGGCGATCTGGGCGACCTGTTCTTCGCTGTGGGTTCTGGCGTTTCGGGCATAGGGGACGAGGGCCGAGACGCTTCTGCGCTCTACCTGATCGGCGGGCCATTGTGTCATTTGACCCCCGGTCGCTAACTCGCGGTCGTGAAAGGTTTCGATCCCGCGCGGTTTCCCTCGCTAGGCAAGTGAACTTACGAACCCCCCCTGGGGTTCGGTCACCGGCTGGGCCAGCCGTCGAGACTGGTCGAAACCGTCCTGCGAAGCCCGAACTGCTCGGCCGTGCGGTCCTGGTGGCAGTCAGCGCAGAGACAGCGGATGTTGCTGTCCTCGTCGCTGCCACCCTTGGTGAGTGGCACGATGTGGTCGGGTACGGTGGCCTCCCGTATTCGACCGTTCGCAGCACAATCCCGGCAGAGTGGTTCGGTTCGTAGTCGTCTCAGGCGTTGGATGACCGCAGCGCGTCCGCGCAAACGTATCGCCATCATCAGGTCCCGAAACGAACAACGCCCGAAAGCCGATTGGTTCCGGGCGCAGTTCTCAAGTCTCTATTTCGGAAGGTTTACAGGGTTCGTCTACTGTCGTCAATGCGGAAGACACAGAAAGTGCAATAATATCAGTTTGTTAAGCGCCTTGCCTAGCGAGGAAAACTGATCACAAACCGTCGGTTCTGATGTGGAACAGCTTGCGCAGTGCTTCAAGACCCTGGACCAGATTGCCGGTGTCCGCAGGCGGCCAGCCCGATGCGTCCTCGTCGCCGATGACAACGCGGTGCACCAGATCGATGGGCGCACGACCAGCACCGCAGCCGGGCGCGCAAACACAGGACCGGAGCATCAGCTGGACGCTGGCGGCCTGCCTGCGCACCTTCTCGACAAGCTCGGGATCATGCTCCTTGTCCCCTCCACCGAAGATGCCCTCGTTGACCAGCAGGGCCATCACCGAGCGTGGCTGGTCTATGGGCAGCCCCATGATCGCCCGGTAGCGGCCCATGGTGGCGGCATAGACCTGGCCGGCGGAATACTGGTCGGCGGTGATCAGGCCGCGGAAGGCCAGCCGTCCCAGCGCCGAGCCCAGCCGTTCATCACGGGCCTGCCGGGCTGTCACCCCATATTGCCGACGCCGGGCTTCCACCACCGTGGCCAGGACGTCGGCCTGGGTTTCGCCGGTGGAGGGCCTGGCCAGCTTTCCACATGGGTGGCGTTTGCCGGGTTTGCGTTTGCGTCCACGCGCCATGGGGCTACCTCCCGGCCGTGGGTGAGGCGCCGTAGAGCTTTTCGCCGATCTGGCGGATGAACTCCTTCTCGGCCCAGTTCAGCCGCTGGTCGCAAGCCGAGACGGCCAGGAGGCCCATCTCGCGCCAGCCTTCGCGTTTGACCTGCTCGGGGTCGCGACGCTTGCCGCCATAGCCGCGGGGATGCCAGTTCATCGCACACCTCCGCCGGTCTCGATGGCCCAGAGCAGGATGGCGACGGCGTCGGCCTCGTTGTCGTCGGCCGGTGAGAAACCGCGCGCCTGGACCGCGGCGATCACGGCGGCCTTGTCGGCATTGCCGCGGCCGGTGGCGAAGGCCTTGATGGTTCCGACGGGGACGCCCTGGTAGGCGACGCCGTGTTCCTCGCACCAGGCGGTCAGCTGGCCCAAGAGGCCGCCATAGACGTGCGCGGCGTCGGTCCCGACGTGACGCCGGACCTCCTCGAAATAGACCGCGCTGATCGGGCCGGCGTCGACCTGCAGCTGCTCAAGCCAACGCCTGAAGCGCAGATAGCGCATGCCGCCACCGTCGAACCGGGAGGATTTGAGCGACAGGCAGCCGCTGGTGGTGGCGCCCATCGACCGCAGGGCCCAGCCGGTCGTGGTGCCGAGGTCGAGGGCGAGGATGACCCCGCAAGAGGGTATGACGGATATGACGGGTTGCTGGTTATCACCGTTAGAAGCGCGCGCGTATGCGCGTGTAACGCCTATAAGGGGACTACCCGTCATATCCGTCATTGACGGTGAGCCACTGTGCATTTTTCAGAACTCCATCGGGTCGGTTGAGGTCGGCGCCTGGCGTAGTGCCAAGCCTCGGAAACCTCGGGCGGTCATGGTGTTGGCGCGCGCAAACCCCCGCGCTGTCAGGGTTTCGGAGAAGCGCTTGTTGGAGCCGGCATATTCGCCATTGGCCTCGGTCCAGCTCTTCCAGCTGGCGTAGAGTGCGCCCGACGTCTCCTTGCAGTTCGGGCCGAGGGTGCAGCGTTCATCGAGCCACCGGCCGACCGCGTCCTCGGCGTCGAAATACTCCTCGGTCGCAGCCAGCACGGATGCCGGCGGCTGGAGACCGATGCGCTGCCACTCCAGACAGCCCTCAAGCGCCCAGCCCAGGATGCCATCGCGCTCGGCCAGCAAACGGTCAGGCAGGTGCTTGTCGCGCCTGGCGGCCGGGATGGTGACGGTGAACGGGATCATGTGCAGACGACGGCGCATGGCCTCGTCGACGTTGCGGATCGATGGCTTGTGGTTGCCGACCACCAGCAGCTTGAACTGCGGGGTGAACTCGAAGAAGTCCTGGCGCATGAACCGGGCGGTGATCTTGTCGCCGCCGGTGAGCGCCTTGAGCTTGCTCTCGGCCCAGCGACTGCCTTGTTCGGTTTCGATGGCCGTGACCACGCGTGCGCCGCGCAGGCCCGCCATATCGGTCGGGTGGCGATCCCCATGGCTGGCCATGAACATGTCCATCGCCGCCACCGTGGCGTAGTCGCCCATCAAGGCTGTCAGGGTGTTGGCGAAGACCGACTTGCCGTTGGCGCCGGTGCCATAGAGGAAGAACAGCGCGTGCTCGCTGGTCACCCCGGTCAGGCAATAGCCCGCCATGCGCTGCAGATAGAGTTGAAGCTCGCTATCGCCGCCGGTGACCGTGGCCAGGAATTCCCGCCAGACCGGACATTCGCCTTGCGGGGACGCTGCGGTGATCTTGGTCATGTAGGACTGGCGATCATGGGCGCCGCCCTGGGCGGTATGCAGATCCACGACGCCGGCCGGCGTGTTGAGCGCCCAGGGATCGCGGTCCCAGACCTCGGTCGTCTCGGCATGGCGCCGGTCGGCGCGGGCGATGCGCTCGACGGCAGCGATTGTCGAAGCCGATGACAGCCTGGTCTTGAGTTGGATGCTGGGCGCCTTGCGCGCCGCAGCGCGGCAGACCTTGCGCGAGAGGTCATAGGCTTTGAGGGTGTCTTCCCGCACCCAGACTCTGCCGGTCCAGGTCAGCCACTGACCCCAGGCGGCGACATAGCGCCAGTCCTGCGCATGT encodes the following:
- a CDS encoding phage terminase small subunit P27 family yields the protein MKPGTKPKPTHLKLIEGNRGKRPLNRKEARIAPALPDPPPHLSADGLEEWNRVAGWLHRIGLLSEVDRAALAAYAQAYGRWVQAERAIAKMAQMDQLTGGLMIKTSNGNAIQNPLVGTANKAASDMMRYAAEFGMTPSARTRIETEAGAQDADPADRFFG
- a CDS encoding HNH endonuclease → MMAIRLRGRAAVIQRLRRLRTEPLCRDCAANGRIREATVPDHIVPLTKGGSDEDSNIRCLCADCHQDRTAEQFGLRRTVSTSLDGWPSR
- a CDS encoding phage/plasmid primase, P4 family; the protein is MTSVVQPLIQPNLTVIAAHLLALFAPVLADGQGGLIEIRHGPIDPALKRAAINQNAWFGLDQIDAAASYAADQNARGHNVYVGVNPRKPDTDQSGHGSDTDVALAWWHFADLDDPAAVAAARAHVPLRYSMLVMTGAVPESRPHFYWRLEEPCANLPAWTARQRAIAAHLGGDAVINPSRIMRLAGTVNYPAPHKARRGYRTELTTLRTFVGDDRRGPYSFEAMASAFPDPVARGDPPDRDSAPGARAIDTGRIGVADLIAAIRRGDQWHNHMVRLVAHMVALGRTDAEIIGLAAGLTLNGHSVDDTAREMAKAMRGARAKWAIPEPDQQNTSEGDETAPVELTEDALAEIFTHQHAQDWRYVAAWGQWLTWTGRVWVREDTLKAYDLSRKVCRAAARKAPSIQLKTRLSSASTIAAVERIARADRRHAETTEVWDRDPWALNTPAGVVDLHTAQGGAHDRQSYMTKITAASPQGECPVWREFLATVTGGDSELQLYLQRMAGYCLTGVTSEHALFFLYGTGANGKSVFANTLTALMGDYATVAAMDMFMASHGDRHPTDMAGLRGARVVTAIETEQGSRWAESKLKALTGGDKITARFMRQDFFEFTPQFKLLVVGNHKPSIRNVDEAMRRRLHMIPFTVTIPAARRDKHLPDRLLAERDGILGWALEGCLEWQRIGLQPPASVLAATEEYFDAEDAVGRWLDERCTLGPNCKETSGALYASWKSWTEANGEYAGSNKRFSETLTARGFARANTMTARGFRGLALRQAPTSTDPMEF
- a CDS encoding site-specific DNA-methyltransferase; translated protein: MTQWPADQVERRSVSALVPYARNARTHSEEQVAQIAASIREWGWTVPVLIDEDGGLIAGHGRVLAARKLGLAEIPVMVATGWSEAQKRAYVLADNKLALNAGWDADLLRVELADLQAFDFDLGLTGFSDDELAGLLAQSSEGLTDPDTVPDVPLVPVSVSGDVWVMGDHRLCCGDSTVQSDVDKLMAGERGDLLFTDPPWNVNYGAVKAGNAQGYKPRKILNDHMDDADWAQFVAGFCASFYAVTKPGALAYVVMSAQEWPAVDKGLREAKFHWSSTIIWVKDALVLSRKDYHTQYEPLWYGWNEDGPRIMHVPDRKQSDIWNIARPRVSDLHPTTKPVQLIERALLNSSARGALVVDLFGGSGSTLIACEQQGRRCRLMELDPKYADVIVQRWQDFTGKAATLEGDGRGFAEIAAGRGQEMTDETRDQAEADPPETDRGQPRQAAA